A single genomic interval of Phreatobacter oligotrophus harbors:
- a CDS encoding HutD/Ves family protein, producing the protein MIHLLDPASFRTVPWKNGGGTATDIAQRLGADGEPDWRVGTAAIDRDGPFSDYAGVTRTFTIIHGAGVTLDFAGEGVRPVPPDAPTVFAGAPAPYCRLVDGVPATAFNLLTRDGAARGTVRILAGGGAADTLAGADVIVLFAVAGDWRVTGASGDIALGAGSALLADAEAGLGVSGAAGGRLAAVAIHRV; encoded by the coding sequence ATGATCCACCTGCTCGACCCGGCCTCGTTCCGCACCGTTCCCTGGAAGAACGGCGGCGGGACGGCCACTGACATCGCCCAAAGGCTCGGCGCAGACGGCGAGCCGGACTGGCGCGTCGGCACCGCCGCGATCGACCGCGACGGGCCCTTCTCGGACTATGCCGGCGTGACGCGCACCTTCACCATCATCCATGGCGCCGGCGTCACGCTGGACTTTGCGGGGGAGGGGGTGCGACCCGTGCCCCCAGATGCCCCGACGGTCTTTGCCGGTGCGCCGGCGCCCTATTGCCGGCTGGTCGACGGGGTACCCGCGACTGCCTTCAACCTTCTGACGCGGGACGGGGCGGCACGCGGTACGGTACGGATCCTCGCCGGTGGCGGTGCAGCCGACACGCTCGCCGGCGCCGACGTCATTGTCCTCTTCGCGGTGGCGGGGGATTGGCGGGTGACGGGTGCGAGCGGCGACATCGCGCTCGGCGCCGGGTCGGCGCTCCTGGCGGACGCCGAGGCCGGCCTTGGCGTCAGCGGCGCTGCGGGCGGCCGTCTTGCGGCCGTCGCCATCCACCGCGTCTGA
- a CDS encoding peptide chain release factor 3, with protein MANDTTPSPASRRRTFAIISHPDAGKTTLTEKLLLFGGAIQLAGEVKAKQGRRQTSSDWMAIERQRGISVVTSVMTFEYGGCVFNLLDTPGHEDFSEDTYRTLTAVDSAIMVIDGAKGVEDRTRKLVEVCRLRDIPIITFVNKMDRESRDPFDLMDDVEKALAIDTTPMTWPIGQGREFAGTYDLVHNHIRRIDHDDDVIKVNGPEAAVFDELLPNGTDDWRESALLAKEGAKPFDLTSYREGHLTPVYFGSALRNFGVRDLIDALIAYAPAPRAQVADSRTVLADEPRMTGFVFKIQANMDPNHRDRIAFLRVCSGKLSRGMKARLVRTGKPMPLNAPQFFFAQDRQLAEEAYAGDIVGIPNHGTLRIGDTLTDGEDIVFKGVPSFAPEQLRRVKLKDAMKAKKLREALQQMGEEGVVQLFVPNDGSPAIVGVVGALQLDVLKERLAAEYTLPVDFDPCQFSVCRWISSDDERVLDAFIESHGSSMARDLDGAPVYMASSAFSLRYEEERAAGITFSAVKDYQRAAA; from the coding sequence ATGGCGAACGATACGACCCCCTCCCCCGCCTCACGGCGGCGCACCTTCGCGATCATCTCGCACCCGGACGCCGGCAAGACGACGCTGACCGAAAAGCTGCTGCTCTTCGGCGGCGCCATCCAGCTCGCCGGCGAGGTGAAGGCCAAGCAGGGCCGCCGGCAGACCTCCTCGGACTGGATGGCGATCGAGCGCCAGCGCGGCATCTCCGTCGTCACCTCGGTGATGACCTTCGAATATGGCGGCTGCGTCTTCAACCTTCTGGACACGCCGGGCCACGAGGACTTCTCAGAGGACACCTATCGCACGCTCACCGCCGTCGACAGCGCCATCATGGTCATCGACGGCGCCAAGGGCGTCGAGGACCGCACGCGCAAGCTCGTCGAGGTCTGCCGCCTGCGCGACATCCCCATCATCACCTTCGTCAACAAGATGGACCGCGAGAGCCGCGATCCCTTCGACCTGATGGACGATGTGGAAAAGGCGCTGGCCATCGACACCACGCCGATGACCTGGCCCATCGGCCAGGGCCGCGAATTCGCCGGGACCTATGACCTCGTCCACAACCACATCCGCCGCATCGACCATGACGACGACGTCATCAAGGTCAACGGGCCGGAGGCCGCGGTCTTCGACGAGCTGCTGCCGAACGGCACCGACGACTGGCGCGAGAGCGCGCTGCTCGCCAAGGAGGGCGCCAAGCCCTTCGACCTCACGAGCTACCGCGAGGGCCACCTGACCCCCGTCTATTTCGGCTCGGCCCTGCGCAATTTCGGCGTCCGCGACCTCATCGACGCGCTCATCGCCTATGCGCCGGCGCCGCGCGCCCAGGTCGCCGACAGCCGCACCGTGCTGGCCGACGAGCCGCGCATGACCGGCTTCGTCTTCAAGATCCAGGCGAACATGGATCCGAACCACCGCGACCGCATCGCCTTCCTGCGCGTCTGCTCGGGCAAGCTGTCACGCGGCATGAAGGCGCGCCTGGTGCGTACCGGCAAGCCCATGCCGCTCAACGCGCCGCAGTTCTTCTTCGCCCAGGACCGCCAGCTGGCCGAGGAGGCCTATGCCGGCGACATCGTCGGCATCCCCAACCACGGCACCCTGCGGATCGGCGACACGCTGACCGATGGCGAGGACATCGTCTTCAAGGGCGTGCCGAGCTTCGCGCCCGAGCAGCTGCGCCGCGTCAAGCTGAAGGATGCGATGAAGGCCAAGAAGCTGCGCGAGGCGTTGCAGCAGATGGGCGAGGAAGGCGTCGTCCAGCTCTTCGTGCCCAATGACGGCTCACCGGCCATCGTCGGCGTCGTCGGCGCGCTGCAGCTCGACGTGCTGAAGGAGCGGCTGGCGGCCGAATATACGCTGCCTGTCGACTTCGACCCCTGCCAGTTCTCGGTCTGCCGCTGGATCTCCTCCGACGACGAGCGCGTGCTCGACGCCTTCATCGAGAGCCATGGCTCCTCCATGGCCCGCGACCTCGATGGCGCGCCCGTCTACATGGCTTCCTCGGCCTTCTCGCTGCGCTACGAGGAAGAGCGCGCCGCCGGCATCACCTTCTCGGCGGTGAAGGACTATCAGCGCGCCGCGGCCTGA
- a CDS encoding TRAP transporter substrate-binding protein gives MVSSRLPLAALAAASLSLAAPALAQAPTLPPGPPVSIQMVTQLSPSIPQYTRVDIPMLREGIPARSGGRIRVTLASWPERNLSGPDLIRVLRAGQIDLAGMALPTVAGDVPLLDIIDMSGQNPSHEQGRRIAHAMLPTLNQELERFGVKIVAFYPFPGQVLFCRDPITSLADLKGRRVRTPGGSQNDFIQSVGGQPVAIGFPEVYSALERGVVDCAVTGTATGNGARWYEVTRHLYTLPIQWGVAAYAVNLAWWNRLDPAVRDFLQATMNDVEEQQWKLGAELTEDGIQCNAGNADGCKIGHVVTNRPMTVTRATPADEATLREALTKVVLPAFVKRCGARCGEIYNRIVSPISGITYVAQ, from the coding sequence ATGGTCTCGTCTCGCCTGCCCCTCGCCGCGCTCGCCGCGGCCAGCCTCTCCCTCGCCGCGCCGGCCCTGGCCCAGGCGCCGACCCTGCCGCCGGGCCCGCCGGTCTCCATCCAGATGGTGACGCAGCTCTCGCCCTCGATCCCGCAATATACGCGCGTCGACATTCCGATGCTGCGCGAGGGCATCCCGGCGCGCTCGGGCGGCCGCATCCGCGTGACGCTGGCGAGCTGGCCGGAGCGCAACCTCTCCGGGCCCGACCTGATCCGCGTGCTGCGCGCCGGCCAGATCGACCTTGCCGGCATGGCGCTGCCGACGGTCGCCGGTGACGTGCCGCTGCTCGACATCATCGACATGTCGGGACAGAACCCCTCGCACGAGCAGGGCCGGCGCATCGCCCATGCCATGCTGCCGACGCTCAATCAGGAGCTTGAGCGCTTCGGGGTGAAGATCGTCGCCTTCTATCCTTTCCCCGGCCAGGTGCTGTTCTGCCGCGATCCGATCACCAGCCTCGCCGACCTCAAGGGCCGGCGCGTGCGCACGCCCGGCGGCTCGCAGAATGATTTCATCCAGTCGGTGGGCGGCCAGCCGGTCGCCATCGGCTTCCCGGAGGTCTATTCGGCGCTGGAGCGCGGCGTCGTCGACTGCGCCGTGACCGGCACCGCCACCGGCAACGGCGCCCGCTGGTACGAGGTGACGCGCCATCTCTACACGCTGCCGATCCAGTGGGGCGTTGCCGCCTATGCGGTGAACCTTGCCTGGTGGAACCGCCTCGACCCCGCCGTGCGCGACTTCCTGCAGGCGACGATGAACGACGTCGAGGAGCAGCAGTGGAAGCTCGGCGCCGAGCTCACCGAGGACGGCATCCAGTGCAATGCCGGCAATGCCGATGGCTGCAAGATCGGCCATGTCGTCACCAACCGGCCGATGACCGTCACCCGCGCCACGCCCGCCGACGAGGCGACGCTGCGCGAGGCGCTGACCAAGGTGGTGCTGCCGGCCTTCGTGAAGCGTTGCGGTGCCCGCTGCGGCGAGATCTACAACCGCATCGTCTCGCCGATCAGCGGCATCACCTACGTGGCGCAGTGA
- the ykgO gene encoding type B 50S ribosomal protein L36 — MKVRNSLKSLRGRHRDNQIVRRKGRVYVINKTQKRFKARQG; from the coding sequence ATGAAGGTCCGCAACTCGCTCAAGTCGCTGCGCGGTCGCCACCGCGACAACCAGATCGTGCGCCGCAAGGGCCGCGTCTACGTCATCAACAAGACCCAGAAGCGCTTCAAGGCGCGTCAGGGCTGA
- a CDS encoding alpha/beta fold hydrolase — protein MAIDPLITAAAVPALLAGWTAVRARRITRSFPPEGLFLPTRAGALHLIDSGDGDGRPPVVFLHGASGSALSWRPAFGDRLDGLGRVLLVDRPGHGFSERRAGREAARLDHQADAIVDALDGLGIGKAVVVAHSWAGALACRMALDHADRVAGLCLIAPATHPWPGGVHWYYSVAASPVLGPLFSWTLALPVGEAWMRASIAGVFSPQAVEDDYAEAAGIPLVLRPHQFRANAEDVAGLLPQVEEQSRRYGDISCPVTVISGDADGVVWTHLHSAGLARDIAQTKLIIMPGVGHGPHHADPDRIITEIRALQGSP, from the coding sequence ATGGCCATCGATCCGCTGATCACCGCCGCCGCGGTGCCGGCCCTCCTCGCCGGCTGGACGGCCGTGCGCGCCCGCCGCATCACCCGCAGCTTCCCGCCGGAGGGGCTGTTCCTGCCGACGCGCGCTGGCGCCCTGCACCTCATCGACAGCGGCGATGGCGACGGCCGCCCGCCCGTCGTCTTCTTGCATGGCGCCTCCGGCTCGGCACTGAGCTGGCGGCCGGCCTTCGGCGATCGGCTGGACGGGCTCGGCCGCGTCCTTCTGGTGGACCGCCCCGGCCATGGTTTCTCGGAACGCCGTGCCGGCCGCGAGGCCGCCCGCCTCGACCATCAGGCCGATGCAATCGTCGATGCGCTGGACGGGCTCGGCATCGGCAAGGCCGTCGTCGTCGCCCATTCCTGGGCCGGGGCGCTCGCCTGCCGCATGGCGCTCGACCATGCCGATCGCGTCGCCGGACTCTGCCTCATCGCGCCGGCGACCCATCCCTGGCCCGGCGGCGTCCACTGGTACTATTCCGTTGCGGCGAGCCCGGTGCTCGGCCCGCTCTTCTCCTGGACCCTCGCCCTGCCGGTCGGCGAGGCCTGGATGCGCGCCAGCATTGCCGGTGTCTTCAGCCCGCAGGCCGTCGAGGACGACTATGCCGAGGCGGCGGGTATCCCGCTGGTGCTGCGCCCGCACCAGTTCCGCGCCAATGCCGAGGATGTGGCAGGCCTGTTGCCGCAGGTCGAGGAGCAGTCCCGGCGCTATGGCGACATCAGCTGCCCGGTGACGGTCATCTCCGGCGATGCCGACGGCGTCGTGTGGACGCATCTGCACTCCGCAGGGCTTGCCCGCGACATCGCGCAGACCAAGCTCATCATCATGCCCGGAGTCGGCCACGGCCCGCACCATGCCGATCCCGACCGGATCATCACCGAAATCCGGGCGCTGCAGGGCAGCCCCTAG
- a CDS encoding tetratricopeptide repeat protein yields the protein MSLLGPVLAGAPSFAQTTGPVPTPPAETAPAAGAITPPALASERARRLDELYSRLREADNPRQARVLEAQIGMLMSVSGSDTADLLMGRAQQAMQQRQADLALSLLDAVIDLQPDFTEAWSRRATLYFARREFGRAISDLENVLRLEPRHFGAMVGLGMLLQQLGDEKGALTAFQQAMEVNPHIERVPQIIQRLKPKVDGVEL from the coding sequence TTGTCTCTGCTCGGCCCGGTTCTCGCCGGTGCGCCGTCCTTTGCCCAGACCACCGGTCCGGTGCCGACGCCGCCCGCGGAGACAGCGCCCGCCGCGGGTGCGATCACCCCGCCAGCCCTTGCCTCCGAACGCGCCCGCCGGCTCGACGAGCTCTACTCGCGCCTGCGCGAGGCCGACAATCCGCGCCAGGCGCGTGTGCTCGAGGCCCAGATCGGCATGCTGATGTCGGTCTCCGGCTCGGACACGGCCGATCTCCTGATGGGCCGGGCGCAGCAGGCCATGCAGCAGCGCCAGGCCGATCTCGCGCTCTCGCTGCTCGATGCGGTCATCGACCTGCAGCCCGACTTCACCGAGGCCTGGAGCCGCCGGGCGACCCTCTATTTCGCCCGCCGCGAGTTCGGCCGCGCCATTTCCGACCTCGAGAACGTGCTGAGGCTTGAGCCGCGCCATTTCGGCGCCATGGTCGGTCTCGGCATGCTGCTGCAGCAGCTCGGCGACGAGAAGGGCGCGCTCACCGCCTTCCAGCAGGCCATGGAGGTCAACCCGCATATCGAGCGGGTGCCGCAGATCATCCAGCGCCTCAAGCCGAAGGTCGATGGCGTCGAGCTCTGA
- a CDS encoding cache domain-containing protein, translating into MVAVQWRRIGASALAPALVIALILGAMLRHQQASLRAVEDRDRTAQMQLVGSLLGANMDQAAKFALAIAESFGRHPQVRAALAASDRQQLQALSAEAYGYLGAQASVQIFGYHTPDLRYLLRMHRPDQHGDDISTFRAMVVAANRLRRAQTGVEIGIAGIGIRGVAPVEQGSALLGTVEAGLDIRPILDLVKTATNTEIAVIAASSLAGVTLDPKLPTVGDLTVMAATDEALFTGLMRAEPLRAVRDVTIGTRRLGGRSYAVMAQPLVDFSGRLIGLTVIAREEARSDGRRLTTELWVMALVGGIVAFVAFLVLARLRRQEA; encoded by the coding sequence GTGGTGGCAGTGCAGTGGAGACGGATCGGCGCCAGCGCCCTGGCGCCGGCCCTGGTGATCGCCCTCATCCTCGGGGCGATGCTTCGCCACCAGCAGGCGAGCCTCCGGGCGGTCGAGGATCGTGACCGCACCGCCCAGATGCAGCTCGTCGGTTCGCTGCTCGGCGCCAACATGGACCAGGCGGCGAAATTCGCCCTCGCCATCGCCGAATCCTTCGGGCGCCACCCGCAGGTGCGGGCGGCGCTCGCGGCCAGCGATCGCCAGCAGCTCCAGGCGCTCTCGGCCGAGGCCTATGGCTATCTCGGCGCCCAGGCCAGCGTGCAGATCTTCGGCTACCACACGCCGGACCTGCGCTATCTCCTGCGCATGCACCGGCCGGACCAGCACGGTGACGACATCTCCACCTTCCGCGCCATGGTTGTGGCGGCGAACCGCCTGCGCCGGGCGCAGACCGGCGTCGAGATCGGCATTGCCGGCATCGGCATCCGCGGCGTCGCGCCGGTCGAGCAGGGGAGCGCGCTGCTGGGCACGGTGGAGGCCGGCCTCGACATCCGCCCCATCCTCGACCTCGTGAAGACCGCGACCAATACCGAGATCGCCGTGATCGCGGCATCCTCCCTAGCCGGCGTCACGCTCGACCCGAAGCTGCCGACGGTCGGCGACCTCACCGTCATGGCGGCCACCGACGAGGCCCTGTTCACCGGACTGATGCGCGCCGAGCCGCTGCGGGCCGTCCGCGACGTGACCATTGGCACACGCCGCCTCGGCGGTCGCAGCTATGCCGTCATGGCCCAGCCGCTGGTGGATTTCTCCGGCCGGCTCATCGGGCTCACCGTCATCGCCCGGGAGGAGGCGCGCTCGGATGGGCGACGGCTGACCACCGAGCTCTGGGTCATGGCCCTGGTGGGCGGCATCGTCGCCTTCGTCGCCTTCCTGGTCCTTGCCCGCCTGCGCCGGCAGGAGGCGTGA
- a CDS encoding neurotransmitter-gated ion-channel ligand-binding protein has product MARILLACLWLLGLGLIAHAEEAGEGLTALPRGVELPVRVRVAVRVLNVLEVREVGGQARLHLEITQRWHDPRLAFDAVAQGLSREDRVGAEADERLKAIWSPGLVLDNQVGGRDSRTVALSIHAHGEAVVIERFEADVRVRMTMDAFPFDQQNLTLALSLPRHPQQEAVLMTTEADRQFSGIERALAVVDWRPIGLSFVNDLAMGWNARSYSRLNVTVTLAREAQRYVLRIFVPVIAVLAVSLFVLWGPGLLEKDKGSLIFSSLLALAAISFTFESSFPGAISLNTPVAEMISLGYLYLVSVLLFEVVLSVVVAQPGGRWREEAEALRGHLRWALPAMMLIVCLGAALRALPG; this is encoded by the coding sequence ATGGCCCGCATCCTCCTCGCCTGTCTGTGGCTCCTCGGCCTCGGCCTCATCGCCCATGCGGAGGAGGCCGGCGAGGGCCTCACCGCCCTGCCGCGCGGCGTCGAGCTGCCGGTGCGGGTGCGCGTCGCCGTGCGCGTCCTCAATGTGCTGGAGGTGCGCGAGGTCGGCGGCCAGGCGCGGCTTCATCTCGAAATTACCCAGCGCTGGCATGATCCGCGCCTCGCCTTCGACGCCGTGGCGCAAGGCCTGTCGCGCGAGGACCGCGTCGGCGCGGAGGCGGACGAGCGGCTGAAGGCGATCTGGTCGCCGGGCCTCGTCCTCGACAACCAGGTCGGCGGCCGGGACTCGCGCACGGTGGCGCTCTCCATCCACGCCCATGGCGAGGCGGTGGTGATCGAGCGCTTCGAGGCGGATGTGCGGGTGCGCATGACCATGGACGCCTTCCCCTTCGACCAGCAGAACCTGACGCTGGCCCTCTCCCTGCCGCGCCATCCGCAGCAGGAGGCGGTGCTGATGACCACGGAGGCGGACCGACAGTTCTCCGGCATCGAGCGGGCGCTGGCGGTGGTGGACTGGCGGCCCATTGGCCTCAGCTTCGTCAACGACCTCGCCATGGGCTGGAACGCCCGGTCCTATTCGCGGCTCAACGTGACGGTAACGCTGGCCCGCGAGGCGCAGCGCTACGTGCTGCGCATCTTCGTGCCCGTCATCGCCGTGCTGGCCGTGTCGCTCTTCGTGCTGTGGGGGCCGGGCCTCCTCGAGAAGGACAAGGGCAGCCTGATCTTCTCCTCGCTGCTGGCGCTCGCGGCCATCAGCTTCACCTTCGAATCGAGCTTTCCCGGCGCCATCTCGCTGAACACCCCCGTCGCCGAGATGATCTCACTCGGCTACCTCTATCTGGTGTCGGTGCTGCTGTTCGAGGTGGTGCTCTCGGTGGTGGTCGCCCAGCCCGGCGGCCGCTGGCGCGAGGAGGCGGAGGCGCTGCGCGGCCACCTGCGCTGGGCCTTGCCGGCCATGATGCTCATCGTCTGCCTGGGGGCGGCGCTGCGGGCGCTGCCCGGCTGA
- a CDS encoding protein-S-isoprenylcysteine O-methyltransferase: protein MSPHLAQIVFLIGVFGWGAIRIPHEIKNKRKNRIEVSQADRQERALLLISLTGLGILPIAYCLAPTLRRLLAFADLPFSPVIAWLGALVFVGALALFLATHRQLGRNWSQTLELREGHTLVTHGVYRLVRHPMYTAFFLWGLAQLLLLQNWVVGPAGLIGFGILYAFRVGREERMMHEAFGAEYAVYVTRTKRIIPFVH, encoded by the coding sequence ATGAGCCCCCATCTCGCCCAGATCGTCTTCCTGATCGGCGTCTTCGGCTGGGGCGCCATCCGCATCCCGCACGAGATCAAGAACAAGCGGAAGAACCGCATCGAGGTGAGCCAGGCCGACCGCCAGGAGCGGGCGCTGCTGCTGATCTCGCTGACTGGCCTCGGCATCCTGCCCATCGCCTATTGCCTGGCGCCGACCCTGCGGCGTCTCCTCGCCTTCGCCGACCTGCCCTTCTCGCCGGTCATCGCCTGGCTCGGCGCGCTGGTCTTCGTCGGTGCGCTGGCGCTGTTCCTCGCCACCCATCGCCAGCTCGGCCGCAACTGGTCGCAGACGCTGGAACTGCGCGAGGGGCACACGCTCGTCACCCACGGCGTCTACCGGCTGGTGCGCCATCCCATGTACACGGCCTTCTTCCTCTGGGGCCTCGCCCAGCTCCTGCTGCTGCAGAACTGGGTGGTCGGCCCTGCCGGGCTCATCGGCTTCGGCATCCTCTACGCCTTCCGCGTCGGCCGCGAGGAGCGGATGATGCACGAGGCCTTCGGCGCCGAGTACGCGGTCTATGTGACCCGGACGAAGCGGATCATTCCCTTCGTTCATTGA
- a CDS encoding DNA/RNA non-specific endonuclease: MGVIGNVVMQDDRQVAEAVRRLIDLVADKPPAVVESAERRDDRRRFLAETLGSDGDVVFERIIAGDELQPVAYLERGAIAARAVAKIALRSQAGSAIGSGTGFLIAPGVLITNNHVMPDRSLAINSMAQFGYELDVTGKAVGPVDFALDAGRLFHTDVALDFTVVAVRPLAQDGTSRLDAYGYLPLLGTTGKAMEGEWLSLIQHPNGERKQVCVRENKLIKRQPDVLWYSSDTKPGSSGSPVFNNDWFVVALHHKGVPEMRDGVIQTVDGRDFDARTMSEDRVKWIGNEGVRASRIFATLQAALPGHPLLQPLFQATPASARVETPALAPDTRRAAPPTASAPSSPPALPATSPASTVMATNETITIPIEIRLTVRPDGAVAAPAVVASTESFAIEAKRSAEPKREAPFDPDYGKRKGYDPKFLGGGAKIVGLPVLGAQNEVNAAPLLSPTASNKHVLHYDNYSVVMHKDRRLAMFSAANVSFGHRYEMARTRDVWRLDPRIRKEHQLDGFYYAKNQFDRGHLTRREDLEWGTTPRKALMSAGDTCHWTNCTPQHSRFNQNREIWQGIERYILEESIEAGHVDTQIITGPVLDEGDPEYKKIKYPLQFWKVVAALKQDGSLFATAYIASQAEVIAQYGIETTEAPFGAYKTFQTRIAEIERLTGLTFVSGEGGATPLSNYDPLEGRPVSRRRRLATSESTSGVSLPPDYLPIDDLSDIIV; the protein is encoded by the coding sequence ATGGGTGTCATCGGCAATGTCGTGATGCAGGATGACCGCCAGGTCGCGGAGGCGGTCCGGCGTCTCATCGATCTGGTGGCCGATAAGCCACCGGCAGTGGTGGAATCGGCGGAACGGCGCGACGACCGCCGACGTTTCCTCGCCGAGACGCTGGGGTCCGACGGTGACGTCGTATTTGAGCGGATCATTGCTGGCGACGAATTGCAGCCCGTCGCCTACCTGGAGCGCGGCGCCATTGCCGCTCGTGCGGTGGCGAAGATCGCCTTGCGATCACAGGCCGGCTCAGCCATCGGCTCCGGGACGGGCTTCCTCATCGCTCCCGGCGTCCTGATCACCAACAACCATGTCATGCCCGACCGCTCGCTGGCCATCAACTCGATGGCGCAGTTCGGCTACGAACTGGACGTCACGGGCAAGGCGGTGGGGCCGGTGGACTTCGCCCTCGACGCGGGGCGTCTGTTCCACACCGATGTCGCCCTCGACTTCACCGTGGTGGCGGTGCGCCCGCTGGCGCAGGACGGCACATCCCGGCTGGACGCCTATGGCTATCTGCCCCTGCTCGGCACCACCGGAAAGGCGATGGAAGGGGAATGGCTGAGCCTCATCCAGCACCCCAATGGGGAGCGCAAACAGGTCTGCGTGCGCGAAAACAAGCTGATCAAGCGCCAGCCGGATGTGCTCTGGTACTCAAGCGACACCAAGCCGGGATCATCGGGGTCGCCCGTTTTCAACAATGACTGGTTCGTGGTGGCGCTGCACCACAAGGGCGTGCCGGAGATGCGCGACGGCGTCATCCAGACTGTCGACGGACGCGATTTCGACGCGCGGACGATGAGCGAAGACCGGGTGAAATGGATCGGCAACGAGGGCGTGCGGGCGAGCCGCATCTTCGCGACGCTGCAGGCGGCCCTGCCGGGCCACCCTCTTCTCCAGCCCCTGTTCCAGGCAACTCCGGCCTCCGCCCGCGTCGAGACGCCGGCCCTCGCGCCCGACACGCGGCGCGCCGCCCCTCCAACCGCTAGCGCGCCTTCCTCTCCCCCGGCCCTCCCGGCCACATCACCCGCGAGCACCGTCATGGCCACCAACGAGACAATCACCATTCCCATCGAGATCAGGCTGACGGTCCGTCCGGACGGCGCGGTTGCGGCCCCGGCAGTGGTCGCCTCGACCGAAAGCTTCGCAATCGAGGCCAAGCGCTCCGCCGAGCCGAAGCGCGAGGCGCCGTTCGACCCCGACTATGGGAAGCGGAAGGGCTACGACCCGAAGTTCCTCGGTGGCGGCGCGAAGATCGTCGGCCTGCCGGTGCTGGGAGCCCAGAACGAGGTCAATGCCGCACCGCTTCTGTCGCCCACCGCCAGCAACAAGCACGTGCTCCACTACGACAACTACAGCGTCGTCATGCACAAGGACCGCCGGCTCGCCATGTTCAGCGCCGCCAACGTTTCCTTTGGCCACCGCTACGAGATGGCACGGACCCGCGACGTCTGGCGTCTCGACCCGCGGATCAGGAAGGAGCATCAGCTGGATGGCTTCTACTACGCCAAGAACCAGTTCGACCGCGGCCACCTGACCCGCCGCGAGGACCTCGAATGGGGCACCACGCCCCGCAAGGCGCTGATGTCGGCCGGCGATACCTGTCACTGGACGAACTGCACGCCGCAGCACTCCCGGTTCAACCAGAACCGCGAGATCTGGCAGGGCATCGAGCGCTACATCCTCGAGGAGTCGATCGAGGCGGGCCACGTCGACACCCAGATCATCACCGGTCCGGTGCTGGACGAAGGCGATCCCGAGTACAAGAAGATCAAGTACCCCCTGCAGTTCTGGAAGGTGGTTGCAGCCCTCAAGCAGGATGGTTCGCTCTTCGCCACGGCCTATATCGCCAGCCAGGCGGAGGTCATCGCCCAGTACGGGATCGAGACCACCGAAGCGCCCTTCGGCGCCTACAAGACCTTCCAGACGCGCATTGCCGAGATCGAGCGGCTCACCGGCCTCACCTTCGTCTCCGGTGAAGGCGGCGCGACGCCGCTCAGCAACTACGACCCCCTGGAGGGACGGCCGGTCTCCCGCCGGCGTCGACTCGCGACGAGCGAGAGCACGTCCGGCGTGTCGCTGCCGCCCGACTACCTGCCGATCGACGACCTGTCGGACATCATCGTCTAG
- the greA gene encoding transcription elongation factor GreA — protein sequence MSVAFTKENDRDGTEANLQDRPISPHPNLVTSAGLAALEAAVEEAKAAVLAAKAAGEDATGIAYARAARDLRYFQARRASAEVQPTPPRDGKVHFGSRVTIDREDGRRQSWTIVGEDEADPSAGTISYVSPMARALMGKVVGDLAMVAGQEIEIIAIG from the coding sequence ATGAGCGTCGCCTTCACCAAGGAGAACGACCGGGACGGGACGGAGGCGAACCTCCAGGACCGGCCGATCTCGCCCCATCCGAACCTTGTCACCTCGGCCGGCCTCGCCGCGCTCGAGGCCGCCGTCGAGGAGGCGAAGGCGGCGGTCCTCGCCGCCAAGGCCGCAGGCGAGGACGCGACCGGCATCGCCTATGCCCGCGCCGCCCGCGACCTGCGCTACTTCCAGGCCCGCCGCGCCAGCGCCGAGGTGCAGCCGACCCCGCCGAGGGATGGCAAGGTCCATTTCGGCAGCCGCGTCACCATCGACCGCGAGGACGGTCGCCGGCAGAGTTGGACCATCGTCGGCGAGGACGAGGCCGACCCGTCGGCTGGCACCATCTCCTATGTCTCGCCCATGGCCCGCGCCCTCATGGGCAAGGTCGTCGGCGACCTCGCCATGGTCGCCGGCCAGGAAATCGAGATCATCGCCATCGGCTGA